The following proteins come from a genomic window of Triticum aestivum cultivar Chinese Spring chromosome 6A, IWGSC CS RefSeq v2.1, whole genome shotgun sequence:
- the LOC123127767 gene encoding uncharacterized protein isoform X2: MGQTHRDVQSFKSELKRIIDSDKVHVEERDAPGGSFSSTKSSTTSLKMLLAKETSKEVESKSNAPSVVARLMGLEDDFPAKEPVLYHAKRDFRKSQSCDHLTVTKKAVQQQQHQNSIQSVTQVIHTSCETIEYDGVYEGCEEKARMSLFQDQSSQEGRHSESKSGRMDTVPEKFRQGKSLAMEEKLLHSGELEESLHVLSSEKDFFLKCHEEPDPILPRWMSGLHRTPGSPPTRRITVLKPMRSVQYNGVRQSRTDRAIEPNGLGLRKFHQRSSSKEGTPSQPSSRIVLLRPTPGKPSIPNAKLTHKAAPFRLIDRNNFNRVLLDNAATPASTEVVNDIIRHRQYDSRQRDDSLLSSTHSNGYGGDESSFSDSEVDRSGDSEVDYIEEDGGSFSDSEEGSPASKYSWDYTRRYGSPYSGSSFGRIPHLPESMVTKEAKQRLSQRWAMVTCDEISEEQAQPPRSTCTLGEMLSLNEVTKEDFTSCQKDDKTGERSSKLPRSKSSPVISDTFDNMVSKVQASNPESCKPATEVLMSNKGKSSFTGRVSDFLFPKRKPIRQKTNHHPSDCFDGRVEACPGDSQSHGNHSLETNEEQALHEEKIDISAMQNSTSTSEGTASVDVPISLICRSRRLDRVGLNEGLNSTRDQPSPTSVLDAPSEDSSCNEPESSGSTTSKNATVSRSSAIEAVACSLSWDDTTSESPSLRRPYLPSDVDDDESECHVLVQNIMSSSGLEDAQSSIVFAGWHLPDCPLDPVLCNKLLELREQRSYKRLLFDCVNVALIEIGENALLSAFPWSKARTGTWRDSSSPALGVEVWSILKDWIYGARMFMVSKRDNTGIMMDRIVKQEVEGSGWVKMRMSQVVDIAEQIEWGVLEELVAEAVLDFAA; encoded by the exons ATGGGACAAACTCATAGAGATG TTCAAAGTTTCAAGTCAGAATTGAAGAGAATTATTGATTCGGATAAAGTTCATGTGGAGGAAAGAGAT GCACCTGGTGGTAGTTTTTCAAGCACAAAATCAAGTACGACTTCATTAAAAATGCTATTAGCAAAAGAGACGAGTAAAGAAGTGGAGTCAAAGAGCAACGCACCAAGTGTCGTTGCAAGATTAATGGGCCTTGAGGATGATTTTCCTGCCAAAGAACCAGTTTTATACCATGCTAAGAGAGATTTTAGGAAAAGTCAATCATGTGACCACTTAACAGTGACAAAGAAGGCCGTGCAGCAGCAACAGCATCAGAATTCCATACAGTCCGTTACACAAGTTATCCATACATCCTGTGAAACAATTGAATATGATGGTGTATATGAAGGATGTGAAGAGAAAGCCAGAATGAGTTTGTTTCAGGATCAGTCTTCACAGGAAGGAAGACATTCTGAGAGCAAGAGTGGTAGAATGGATACTGTCCCAGAGAAGTTCAGGCAAGGAAAAAGCCTTGCCATGGAAGAAAAGCTCCTTCATTCTGGGGAGTTAGAAGAATCTctccatgttcttagttcagagaAAGATTTTTTTCTGAAATGTCATGAAGAACCTGACCCCATTTTGCCAAGATGGATGAGCGGGCTTCACCGGACTCCGGGATCACCTCCGACAAGACGTATTACGGTGCTGAAACCGATGAGATCTGTTCAGTATAATGGTGTAAGACAATCAAGAACAGACCGGGCTATTGAGCCAAATGGACTGGGGCTCAGAAAGTTTCATCAGAGGTCTAGTTCAAAAGAAGGAACCCCTTCGCAGCCAAGTAGTAGAATAGTACTCTTGAGGCCTACCCCAGGGAAGCCAAGTATACCGAATGCAAAGCTGACGCACAAGGCAGCTCCATTTCGGCTAATTGACCGGAACAATTTCAACAGAGTATTACTTGATAATGCGGCAACCCCAGCTTCCACAGAAGTAGTGAATGATATCATTCGGCACCGCCAATATGACTCTCGTCAACGAGATGATTCTTTGTTATCTTCAACGCACTCAAACGGATATGGTGGTGATGAAAGCTCGTTCAGCGATTCAGAGGTTGATCGCAGTGGAGATTCTGAGGTTGATTATATCGAAGAAGATGGTGGCAGCTTCAGTGACTCGGAGGAAGGTAGTCCTGCATCAAAGTATTCATGGGATTACACCAGAAGATATGGAAGTCCCTACTCCGGCTCATCTTTTGGCAGGATCCCACATTTACCTGAGTCAATGGTTACTAAGGAGGCTAAGCAACGGCTTTCGCAGCGATGGGCAATGGTAACCTGTGATGAGATCAGTGAAGAGCAAGCACAGCCGCCAAGGAGCACATGTACCTTGGGTGAGATGCTCTCCCTCAATGAAGTGACGAAAGAAGATTTCACTAGTTGCCAAAAGGATGATAAAACTGGCGAGAGGTCAAGTAAGTTGCCTAGGTCAAAGTCTTCGCCAGTGATTTCAGATACATTTGATAACATGGTGTCAAAAGTTCAAGCTTCAAATCCCGAGAGCTGCAAACCAGCAACAGAGGTTTTAATGTCAAATAAAGGAAAATCATCTTTCACGGGAAGAGTttctgattttctgtttcctaaAAGAAAGCCAATAAGGCAGAAAACCAACCATCATCCATCGGATTGCTTTGATGGGAGGGTTGAAGCTTGTCCTGGTGATAGTCAATCACATGGCAATCACAGTTTAGAAACTAATGAAGAACAGGCACTCCATGAAGAGAAAATTGACATTTCTGCCATGCAAAACTCTACCAGCACTTCCGAG GGAACTGCTTCAGTTGATGTGCCTATATCATTGATCTGTCGAAGCAGAAGACTGGATAGAGTAGGATTAAATGAAGGCCTAAACAGCACTCGCGATCAGCCCAGTCCTACCTCAGTTCTTGATGCACCCTCTGAAGATAGCAGCTGTAATGAACCTGAATCATCTGGAAGCACTACTTCCAAGAATGCGA CTGTCTCAAGATCCTCAGCAATCGAGGCTGTTGCGTGTTCATTATCATGGGATGATACCACCTCAGAGTCACCATCACTCCGACGGCCTTACCTTCCCTCCGACGTTGATGATGATGAATCAGAATGTCATGTCCTTGTGCAAAACATTATGTCATCTTCCGGGTTAGAAGATGCACAGTCAAGCATAGTCTTTGCTGGCTGGCATTTACCCGACTGTCCTCTTGACCCAGTCCTGTGTAACAAACTCCTGGAGCTACGGGAGCAAAGGTCGTACAAAAGACTTCTATTTGACTGTGTCAATGTTGCTCTCATCGAGATCGGCGAGAACGCCCTGCTAAGCGCATTCCCATGGAGCAAAGCGCGCACCGGAACATGGAGGGACAGCTCATCCCCTGCTCTGGGGGTAGAGGTGTGGAGCATTCTGAAAGACTGGATTTACGGGGCGCGGATGTTCATGGTGAGCAAGAGGGATAACACGGGGATCATGATGGATAGAATCGTGAAGCAGGAGGTTGAAGGAAGTGGCTGGGTGAAAATGAGGATGTCGCAGGTGGTTGACATCGCGGAACAGATTGAGTGGGGGGTGTTGGAGGAGCTGGTGGCAGAAGCTGTGCTGGATTTCGCTGCTTGA
- the LOC123127767 gene encoding uncharacterized protein isoform X1, translating into MGQTHRDVQSFKSELKRIIDSDKVHVEERDAPGGSFSSTKSSTTSLKMLLAKETSKEVESKSNAPSVVARLMGLEDDFPAKEPVLYHAKRDFRKSQSCDHLTVTKKAVQQQQHQNSIQSVTQVIHTSCETIEYDGVYEGCEEKARMSLFQDQSSQEGRHSESKSGRMDTVPEKFRQGKSLAMEEKLLHSGELEESLHVLSSEKDFFLKCHEEPDPILPRWMSGLHRTPGSPPTRRITVLKPMRSVQYNGVRQSRTDRAIEPNGLGLRKFHQRSSSKEGTPSQPSSRIVLLRPTPGKPSIPNAKLTHKAAPFRLIDRNNFNRVLLDNAATPASTEVVNDIIRHRQYDSRQRDDSLLSSTHSNGYGGDESSFSDSEVDRSGDSEVDYIEEDGGSFSDSEEGSPASKYSWDYTRRYGSPYSGSSFGRIPHLPESMVTKEAKQRLSQRWAMVTCDEISEEQAQPPRSTCTLGEMLSLNEVTKEDFTSCQKDDKTGERSSKLPRSKSSPVISDTFDNMVSKVQASNPESCKPATEVLMSNKGKSSFTGRVSDFLFPKRKPIRQKTNHHPSDCFDGRVEACPGDSQSHGNHSLETNEEQALHEEKIDISAMQNSTSTSEGTASVDVPISLICRSRRLDRVGLNEGLNSTRDQPSPTSVLDAPSEDSSCNEPESSGSTTSKNAKAVSRSSAIEAVACSLSWDDTTSESPSLRRPYLPSDVDDDESECHVLVQNIMSSSGLEDAQSSIVFAGWHLPDCPLDPVLCNKLLELREQRSYKRLLFDCVNVALIEIGENALLSAFPWSKARTGTWRDSSSPALGVEVWSILKDWIYGARMFMVSKRDNTGIMMDRIVKQEVEGSGWVKMRMSQVVDIAEQIEWGVLEELVAEAVLDFAA; encoded by the exons ATGGGACAAACTCATAGAGATG TTCAAAGTTTCAAGTCAGAATTGAAGAGAATTATTGATTCGGATAAAGTTCATGTGGAGGAAAGAGAT GCACCTGGTGGTAGTTTTTCAAGCACAAAATCAAGTACGACTTCATTAAAAATGCTATTAGCAAAAGAGACGAGTAAAGAAGTGGAGTCAAAGAGCAACGCACCAAGTGTCGTTGCAAGATTAATGGGCCTTGAGGATGATTTTCCTGCCAAAGAACCAGTTTTATACCATGCTAAGAGAGATTTTAGGAAAAGTCAATCATGTGACCACTTAACAGTGACAAAGAAGGCCGTGCAGCAGCAACAGCATCAGAATTCCATACAGTCCGTTACACAAGTTATCCATACATCCTGTGAAACAATTGAATATGATGGTGTATATGAAGGATGTGAAGAGAAAGCCAGAATGAGTTTGTTTCAGGATCAGTCTTCACAGGAAGGAAGACATTCTGAGAGCAAGAGTGGTAGAATGGATACTGTCCCAGAGAAGTTCAGGCAAGGAAAAAGCCTTGCCATGGAAGAAAAGCTCCTTCATTCTGGGGAGTTAGAAGAATCTctccatgttcttagttcagagaAAGATTTTTTTCTGAAATGTCATGAAGAACCTGACCCCATTTTGCCAAGATGGATGAGCGGGCTTCACCGGACTCCGGGATCACCTCCGACAAGACGTATTACGGTGCTGAAACCGATGAGATCTGTTCAGTATAATGGTGTAAGACAATCAAGAACAGACCGGGCTATTGAGCCAAATGGACTGGGGCTCAGAAAGTTTCATCAGAGGTCTAGTTCAAAAGAAGGAACCCCTTCGCAGCCAAGTAGTAGAATAGTACTCTTGAGGCCTACCCCAGGGAAGCCAAGTATACCGAATGCAAAGCTGACGCACAAGGCAGCTCCATTTCGGCTAATTGACCGGAACAATTTCAACAGAGTATTACTTGATAATGCGGCAACCCCAGCTTCCACAGAAGTAGTGAATGATATCATTCGGCACCGCCAATATGACTCTCGTCAACGAGATGATTCTTTGTTATCTTCAACGCACTCAAACGGATATGGTGGTGATGAAAGCTCGTTCAGCGATTCAGAGGTTGATCGCAGTGGAGATTCTGAGGTTGATTATATCGAAGAAGATGGTGGCAGCTTCAGTGACTCGGAGGAAGGTAGTCCTGCATCAAAGTATTCATGGGATTACACCAGAAGATATGGAAGTCCCTACTCCGGCTCATCTTTTGGCAGGATCCCACATTTACCTGAGTCAATGGTTACTAAGGAGGCTAAGCAACGGCTTTCGCAGCGATGGGCAATGGTAACCTGTGATGAGATCAGTGAAGAGCAAGCACAGCCGCCAAGGAGCACATGTACCTTGGGTGAGATGCTCTCCCTCAATGAAGTGACGAAAGAAGATTTCACTAGTTGCCAAAAGGATGATAAAACTGGCGAGAGGTCAAGTAAGTTGCCTAGGTCAAAGTCTTCGCCAGTGATTTCAGATACATTTGATAACATGGTGTCAAAAGTTCAAGCTTCAAATCCCGAGAGCTGCAAACCAGCAACAGAGGTTTTAATGTCAAATAAAGGAAAATCATCTTTCACGGGAAGAGTttctgattttctgtttcctaaAAGAAAGCCAATAAGGCAGAAAACCAACCATCATCCATCGGATTGCTTTGATGGGAGGGTTGAAGCTTGTCCTGGTGATAGTCAATCACATGGCAATCACAGTTTAGAAACTAATGAAGAACAGGCACTCCATGAAGAGAAAATTGACATTTCTGCCATGCAAAACTCTACCAGCACTTCCGAG GGAACTGCTTCAGTTGATGTGCCTATATCATTGATCTGTCGAAGCAGAAGACTGGATAGAGTAGGATTAAATGAAGGCCTAAACAGCACTCGCGATCAGCCCAGTCCTACCTCAGTTCTTGATGCACCCTCTGAAGATAGCAGCTGTAATGAACCTGAATCATCTGGAAGCACTACTTCCAAGAATGCGA AAGCTGTCTCAAGATCCTCAGCAATCGAGGCTGTTGCGTGTTCATTATCATGGGATGATACCACCTCAGAGTCACCATCACTCCGACGGCCTTACCTTCCCTCCGACGTTGATGATGATGAATCAGAATGTCATGTCCTTGTGCAAAACATTATGTCATCTTCCGGGTTAGAAGATGCACAGTCAAGCATAGTCTTTGCTGGCTGGCATTTACCCGACTGTCCTCTTGACCCAGTCCTGTGTAACAAACTCCTGGAGCTACGGGAGCAAAGGTCGTACAAAAGACTTCTATTTGACTGTGTCAATGTTGCTCTCATCGAGATCGGCGAGAACGCCCTGCTAAGCGCATTCCCATGGAGCAAAGCGCGCACCGGAACATGGAGGGACAGCTCATCCCCTGCTCTGGGGGTAGAGGTGTGGAGCATTCTGAAAGACTGGATTTACGGGGCGCGGATGTTCATGGTGAGCAAGAGGGATAACACGGGGATCATGATGGATAGAATCGTGAAGCAGGAGGTTGAAGGAAGTGGCTGGGTGAAAATGAGGATGTCGCAGGTGGTTGACATCGCGGAACAGATTGAGTGGGGGGTGTTGGAGGAGCTGGTGGCAGAAGCTGTGCTGGATTTCGCTGCTTGA
- the LOC123127767 gene encoding uncharacterized protein isoform X3 produces MLLAKETSKEVESKSNAPSVVARLMGLEDDFPAKEPVLYHAKRDFRKSQSCDHLTVTKKAVQQQQHQNSIQSVTQVIHTSCETIEYDGVYEGCEEKARMSLFQDQSSQEGRHSESKSGRMDTVPEKFRQGKSLAMEEKLLHSGELEESLHVLSSEKDFFLKCHEEPDPILPRWMSGLHRTPGSPPTRRITVLKPMRSVQYNGVRQSRTDRAIEPNGLGLRKFHQRSSSKEGTPSQPSSRIVLLRPTPGKPSIPNAKLTHKAAPFRLIDRNNFNRVLLDNAATPASTEVVNDIIRHRQYDSRQRDDSLLSSTHSNGYGGDESSFSDSEVDRSGDSEVDYIEEDGGSFSDSEEGSPASKYSWDYTRRYGSPYSGSSFGRIPHLPESMVTKEAKQRLSQRWAMVTCDEISEEQAQPPRSTCTLGEMLSLNEVTKEDFTSCQKDDKTGERSSKLPRSKSSPVISDTFDNMVSKVQASNPESCKPATEVLMSNKGKSSFTGRVSDFLFPKRKPIRQKTNHHPSDCFDGRVEACPGDSQSHGNHSLETNEEQALHEEKIDISAMQNSTSTSEGTASVDVPISLICRSRRLDRVGLNEGLNSTRDQPSPTSVLDAPSEDSSCNEPESSGSTTSKNAKAVSRSSAIEAVACSLSWDDTTSESPSLRRPYLPSDVDDDESECHVLVQNIMSSSGLEDAQSSIVFAGWHLPDCPLDPVLCNKLLELREQRSYKRLLFDCVNVALIEIGENALLSAFPWSKARTGTWRDSSSPALGVEVWSILKDWIYGARMFMVSKRDNTGIMMDRIVKQEVEGSGWVKMRMSQVVDIAEQIEWGVLEELVAEAVLDFAA; encoded by the exons ATGCTATTAGCAAAAGAGACGAGTAAAGAAGTGGAGTCAAAGAGCAACGCACCAAGTGTCGTTGCAAGATTAATGGGCCTTGAGGATGATTTTCCTGCCAAAGAACCAGTTTTATACCATGCTAAGAGAGATTTTAGGAAAAGTCAATCATGTGACCACTTAACAGTGACAAAGAAGGCCGTGCAGCAGCAACAGCATCAGAATTCCATACAGTCCGTTACACAAGTTATCCATACATCCTGTGAAACAATTGAATATGATGGTGTATATGAAGGATGTGAAGAGAAAGCCAGAATGAGTTTGTTTCAGGATCAGTCTTCACAGGAAGGAAGACATTCTGAGAGCAAGAGTGGTAGAATGGATACTGTCCCAGAGAAGTTCAGGCAAGGAAAAAGCCTTGCCATGGAAGAAAAGCTCCTTCATTCTGGGGAGTTAGAAGAATCTctccatgttcttagttcagagaAAGATTTTTTTCTGAAATGTCATGAAGAACCTGACCCCATTTTGCCAAGATGGATGAGCGGGCTTCACCGGACTCCGGGATCACCTCCGACAAGACGTATTACGGTGCTGAAACCGATGAGATCTGTTCAGTATAATGGTGTAAGACAATCAAGAACAGACCGGGCTATTGAGCCAAATGGACTGGGGCTCAGAAAGTTTCATCAGAGGTCTAGTTCAAAAGAAGGAACCCCTTCGCAGCCAAGTAGTAGAATAGTACTCTTGAGGCCTACCCCAGGGAAGCCAAGTATACCGAATGCAAAGCTGACGCACAAGGCAGCTCCATTTCGGCTAATTGACCGGAACAATTTCAACAGAGTATTACTTGATAATGCGGCAACCCCAGCTTCCACAGAAGTAGTGAATGATATCATTCGGCACCGCCAATATGACTCTCGTCAACGAGATGATTCTTTGTTATCTTCAACGCACTCAAACGGATATGGTGGTGATGAAAGCTCGTTCAGCGATTCAGAGGTTGATCGCAGTGGAGATTCTGAGGTTGATTATATCGAAGAAGATGGTGGCAGCTTCAGTGACTCGGAGGAAGGTAGTCCTGCATCAAAGTATTCATGGGATTACACCAGAAGATATGGAAGTCCCTACTCCGGCTCATCTTTTGGCAGGATCCCACATTTACCTGAGTCAATGGTTACTAAGGAGGCTAAGCAACGGCTTTCGCAGCGATGGGCAATGGTAACCTGTGATGAGATCAGTGAAGAGCAAGCACAGCCGCCAAGGAGCACATGTACCTTGGGTGAGATGCTCTCCCTCAATGAAGTGACGAAAGAAGATTTCACTAGTTGCCAAAAGGATGATAAAACTGGCGAGAGGTCAAGTAAGTTGCCTAGGTCAAAGTCTTCGCCAGTGATTTCAGATACATTTGATAACATGGTGTCAAAAGTTCAAGCTTCAAATCCCGAGAGCTGCAAACCAGCAACAGAGGTTTTAATGTCAAATAAAGGAAAATCATCTTTCACGGGAAGAGTttctgattttctgtttcctaaAAGAAAGCCAATAAGGCAGAAAACCAACCATCATCCATCGGATTGCTTTGATGGGAGGGTTGAAGCTTGTCCTGGTGATAGTCAATCACATGGCAATCACAGTTTAGAAACTAATGAAGAACAGGCACTCCATGAAGAGAAAATTGACATTTCTGCCATGCAAAACTCTACCAGCACTTCCGAG GGAACTGCTTCAGTTGATGTGCCTATATCATTGATCTGTCGAAGCAGAAGACTGGATAGAGTAGGATTAAATGAAGGCCTAAACAGCACTCGCGATCAGCCCAGTCCTACCTCAGTTCTTGATGCACCCTCTGAAGATAGCAGCTGTAATGAACCTGAATCATCTGGAAGCACTACTTCCAAGAATGCGA AAGCTGTCTCAAGATCCTCAGCAATCGAGGCTGTTGCGTGTTCATTATCATGGGATGATACCACCTCAGAGTCACCATCACTCCGACGGCCTTACCTTCCCTCCGACGTTGATGATGATGAATCAGAATGTCATGTCCTTGTGCAAAACATTATGTCATCTTCCGGGTTAGAAGATGCACAGTCAAGCATAGTCTTTGCTGGCTGGCATTTACCCGACTGTCCTCTTGACCCAGTCCTGTGTAACAAACTCCTGGAGCTACGGGAGCAAAGGTCGTACAAAAGACTTCTATTTGACTGTGTCAATGTTGCTCTCATCGAGATCGGCGAGAACGCCCTGCTAAGCGCATTCCCATGGAGCAAAGCGCGCACCGGAACATGGAGGGACAGCTCATCCCCTGCTCTGGGGGTAGAGGTGTGGAGCATTCTGAAAGACTGGATTTACGGGGCGCGGATGTTCATGGTGAGCAAGAGGGATAACACGGGGATCATGATGGATAGAATCGTGAAGCAGGAGGTTGAAGGAAGTGGCTGGGTGAAAATGAGGATGTCGCAGGTGGTTGACATCGCGGAACAGATTGAGTGGGGGGTGTTGGAGGAGCTGGTGGCAGAAGCTGTGCTGGATTTCGCTGCTTGA